A single Fusobacterium varium DNA region contains:
- a CDS encoding sugar O-acetyltransferase has product MDIRERMKNMKLYYSNDEDIMREQLECLDLLYDFNMTRPSEMKKREEIMKKLLAEVGENCYIEPPLHANWGKNTHLGDSVYANFNLTLVDDTDIYIGNNVLIGPNVIIDAGTHPVNPIIRKKQAQFNVPVYIGDNVWIGGGAIILPGVKIGKNSVIGAGSVVTKDIPENVVAVGNPCRVLREIGEKDLKYYYKELKIDIE; this is encoded by the coding sequence ATGGATATAAGAGAGAGAATGAAAAATATGAAACTATATTATAGTAACGATGAGGATATAATGAGAGAGCAGTTAGAATGTTTAGATCTACTTTATGATTTTAATATGACAAGACCAAGTGAAATGAAAAAAAGAGAGGAGATAATGAAAAAATTATTGGCAGAAGTTGGAGAAAATTGCTATATAGAGCCACCTCTTCATGCTAATTGGGGTAAAAATACACATTTAGGAGATAGTGTATATGCTAATTTTAATTTAACATTGGTAGATGATACAGATATCTATATAGGAAATAATGTTTTAATTGGACCAAATGTGATTATAGATGCAGGAACTCACCCTGTAAATCCAATTATTAGAAAAAAACAGGCTCAATTTAATGTCCCAGTTTATATTGGAGATAATGTTTGGATAGGTGGTGGGGCAATTATCCTACCTGGAGTAAAAATAGGAAAAAATAGTGTAATTGGGGCTGGAAGTGTAGTGACAAAAGATATTCCTGAAAATGTAGTTGCTGTTGGTAATCCATGTAGAGTATTGAGAGAAATAGGAGAAAAGGATCTAAAATATTACTACAAAGAGTTAAAAATAGATATTGAATAG
- a CDS encoding amino acid permease, with the protein MTERARIGKFALLSMTIAAVFNFRNVVNNNIEIGMASATGFLFATLFYFTPFVFIIAEFVSLNKDSESGVYQWVKSSLGPKWAFLAAYSYWFVNLFYFTSLLPSILVYASYTFFGYEYVFSPVTVSVLSIIIFTISTWVSTKGASWIGHITSFGSSLMLGTSIIFIILCGGALLGGVEPVTPITLERVTPNFNWKFMGTMAWIFFAAGGSESIGVYVNDLKGGSKAFVRTIILAGLTIGGLYSVGSLLVNVFTPRESLTYTSGIFQVFAGLGTHFGISAKLIYHFIGLVMLSSALGALMIWTSAPVKVFFSEIPEGIFGKETVKLNEHGIPVRATWIQFFIVIPLLLIPCFGVKDINQLLGIIINMTAATSLMPPLFIMLAYFNLRLNKDHLERSFKMGNRTVGLFITGVLLIIFAIAFVAAIFPEGQSIVLTLVYNVGGVVLFLGWALWKYNKYEKSLKD; encoded by the coding sequence ATGACAGAGAGAGCAAGAATTGGAAAATTTGCACTGTTATCTATGACAATAGCTGCAGTATTTAATTTTAGAAACGTTGTCAATAACAATATAGAGATTGGAATGGCATCAGCAACTGGATTTTTATTTGCAACACTATTCTACTTTACACCATTTGTATTTATAATAGCTGAATTTGTAAGTTTGAATAAAGATTCTGAATCTGGAGTATATCAATGGGTAAAATCATCATTGGGACCTAAATGGGCGTTCTTAGCTGCTTACTCATATTGGTTTGTTAACTTATTCTACTTTACATCATTGTTACCAAGTATATTAGTTTATGCTTCATATACATTCTTTGGTTATGAATATGTTTTCTCACCAGTGACAGTATCAGTACTTTCAATTATAATATTTACGATTTCAACTTGGGTTTCTACAAAGGGAGCAAGTTGGATAGGGCATATCACAAGTTTTGGAAGTTCATTGATGTTAGGGACATCAATTATATTTATAATCCTATGTGGAGGGGCTTTACTTGGAGGAGTAGAGCCAGTTACTCCAATAACATTAGAAAGAGTAACACCAAACTTTAACTGGAAGTTTATGGGAACAATGGCTTGGATATTCTTTGCTGCTGGTGGTTCTGAATCTATCGGAGTATATGTAAATGACTTAAAAGGTGGTTCAAAGGCTTTTGTTAGAACAATTATTTTGGCAGGATTAACAATTGGAGGATTGTACTCAGTTGGATCACTATTAGTAAATGTGTTTACTCCTCGTGAATCATTGACATATACTTCAGGAATTTTCCAAGTATTTGCTGGATTAGGAACACATTTTGGTATCAGTGCTAAATTGATCTATCACTTTATAGGATTGGTTATGTTATCATCAGCTTTAGGAGCATTAATGATTTGGACATCTGCTCCAGTAAAAGTGTTCTTCTCTGAAATACCAGAGGGGATCTTTGGAAAGGAAACAGTAAAATTAAATGAACATGGTATTCCTGTAAGAGCAACATGGATTCAATTCTTCATAGTAATTCCATTACTTTTAATTCCATGTTTTGGAGTAAAAGATATTAACCAATTATTAGGAATAATTATAAATATGACAGCAGCTACTTCATTGATGCCACCACTTTTCATAATGTTAGCATACTTCAATTTAAGACTTAATAAAGATCATCTTGAAAGAAGTTTTAAAATGGGTAATAGAACAGTGGGATTATTTATAACAGGAGTTCTATTGATAATCTTTGCAATAGCCTTTGTTGCAGCAATTTTCCCAGAAGGACAAAGCATTGTATTAACATTGGTATATAATGTAGGAGGAGTTGTGCTTTTCCTAGGTTGGGCATTATGGAAATACAATAAATATGAGAAGAGCTTAAAAGATTAA
- a CDS encoding beta-galactosidase subunit beta has protein sequence MLRLSSFDEFKSIFRTGKKWIRCAEAINNIPNIQENVFYSIGDSLAYMITDSKKEEKFCGHRRYMDIFYYLEGGEEVEIAPKKNLDLVEKYSDETDREFFNGFGEKYEIKQGEMVIVEINEAVKCSGGAKKLVIRVTVEDNYFLNK, from the coding sequence ATGTTAAGACTAAGCTCATTTGATGAATTTAAAAGTATATTTAGAACAGGAAAAAAATGGATAAGATGTGCTGAGGCAATCAATAATATTCCGAATATTCAAGAGAATGTATTTTATAGCATTGGAGATTCTCTAGCTTACATGATTACAGATTCTAAGAAAGAGGAAAAATTTTGTGGACACAGAAGATACATGGATATTTTCTACTACTTAGAAGGGGGAGAAGAGGTTGAAATTGCTCCTAAAAAAAATCTAGATTTAGTAGAAAAATATAGTGATGAAACTGATAGAGAGTTTTTTAATGGATTTGGGGAAAAATATGAAATTAAACAAGGGGAAATGGTTATTGTTGAAATTAATGAGGCAGTTAAATGTTCTGGTGGAGCTAAGAAATTAGTTATCAGAGTTACTGTTGAAGATAATTATTTCTTAAATAAATAG
- the ebgA gene encoding beta-galactosidase subunit alpha, with product MKNKNWENFKKTHENRLAPRAYFFSYDSIEKALTYQRANSKEFMLLSGMWSFNFFENPMLVPEEFYNSKMADWNKINVPSIWQMEGYGKLQYTDEGFPFPVDVPFVPTDNPTGAYQRTFYLNDNWTDKQVLIKFDGVETYFEVYINGNYVGFSKGSRLTAEFDISKYLVKGENLISVKVLQWADSTYIEDQDMWWTAGILRDIYLIGREKVHVNDFFIKTTFDEKYEDATLSCNLTLENISEKISKNNTVQYRLLDGKDEIFKDKIENIDIDSIKNIQITKEVKNPKKWDAENPNLYNLILELIDENGNVKETIPQRVGFRQIEVKNGIFYVNGKYLKLHGVNRHDDDPESGRAINIDRAVKDIELMKLHNVNAVRTSHYPNDPRFYELCDIYGLFVMAETDLESHGFANIGNISKITDDIEWKDTYVDRIERHVHAQKNHPSIIIWSLGNESGYGVNIRAMYHKAKEIDDTRLVHYEEDRDAEVVDIISTMYSRVQIMNHFGENPHPKPRVICEYAHSMGNGPGGLQEYQNVFDKHRCLQGHFIWEWIDHGILDKTIKDKKVYRYGGDFGDYPNNNNFCMDGMLLSDQTPTQGLTEYKQVISPVKIREKEIGKYEVENRYWFSNLDDITIHAQIVAEDEVLSEKLFKIKGLNPEEKSEITVEIPEDEREIFVNFRVKKDSKTLYSQENYEIGVYQFKLQDRKLEELKYENYNSEKLQVVEDRLEYKIVGATFQVTFSKVNGKLTSWIDNGNEIIARTPKINFFKPMIDNHEQEYDDLWHPNHLQIMQEHFRNMDVKEENRKVIVEVNSLIAPPVFDFGMRCKYVYEIAQEGQINITVSGEKYGNYDDIIAKIGFELGINKDFQTVKYYGRGPEENYQDSCRSNIIGVYKNSVDGMFFNYPYPQDNGNRQDTKWFSMTNHYGKGIFVVAKERFNFSAWNYTQENIHEATHTDKLVKADYITLNIDHKVLGLGSNSWGSEVLDSYRVFFRDFEYSFTILPFDKWNNNEVTLSKFEY from the coding sequence ATGAAAAATAAAAATTGGGAAAATTTTAAAAAAACACATGAAAACAGATTAGCTCCAAGAGCATATTTCTTTTCTTATGATTCAATTGAAAAGGCATTAACTTATCAAAGAGCAAACAGTAAAGAGTTTATGTTATTAAGTGGAATGTGGTCTTTTAATTTCTTTGAAAACCCTATGTTAGTTCCAGAAGAGTTTTATAACTCTAAAATGGCAGATTGGAATAAAATAAATGTTCCAAGTATCTGGCAAATGGAAGGATATGGAAAATTACAATATACAGATGAAGGATTTCCTTTCCCTGTAGATGTTCCTTTTGTTCCAACAGATAACCCTACTGGAGCATATCAAAGAACTTTTTACTTAAATGATAATTGGACAGATAAACAAGTTTTAATAAAATTTGATGGAGTAGAAACATACTTTGAAGTATATATAAATGGAAATTATGTTGGATTTAGCAAAGGAAGTAGATTAACTGCTGAGTTTGATATTAGTAAATATTTAGTAAAAGGAGAAAACTTAATATCAGTAAAAGTTTTACAATGGGCAGATTCGACATATATTGAAGATCAAGATATGTGGTGGACTGCTGGAATTTTAAGAGATATCTACTTAATTGGAAGAGAGAAAGTTCATGTTAATGATTTCTTTATAAAAACAACTTTTGATGAAAAATATGAAGATGCGACACTTAGTTGTAATCTTACTTTAGAAAATATCAGTGAAAAAATCAGTAAAAATAACACTGTTCAATATAGATTGTTAGATGGAAAAGATGAGATATTTAAAGATAAGATAGAAAATATTGATATTGATTCTATAAAAAATATTCAAATAACAAAAGAGGTAAAAAACCCTAAAAAATGGGATGCTGAAAACCCTAACTTATATAACTTAATTTTAGAATTAATTGATGAAAATGGAAATGTAAAAGAAACTATTCCTCAAAGAGTTGGATTTAGACAAATAGAGGTAAAAAATGGAATTTTCTATGTAAATGGTAAATATTTAAAACTTCATGGGGTAAATAGACATGATGATGATCCTGAAAGTGGGAGAGCAATAAACATAGATAGAGCAGTAAAGGATATTGAGTTAATGAAACTTCACAATGTAAATGCTGTAAGAACTTCTCACTACCCTAACGATCCAAGATTCTATGAGTTATGTGATATCTATGGATTATTTGTTATGGCTGAAACTGACTTAGAATCACATGGATTTGCAAATATAGGAAATATCAGCAAAATAACAGATGATATAGAATGGAAAGATACTTATGTTGATAGAATTGAAAGACATGTTCATGCTCAAAAAAATCACCCAAGTATAATCATCTGGTCTTTAGGAAATGAATCAGGATATGGAGTAAATATAAGAGCTATGTATCACAAAGCAAAAGAGATTGATGATACAAGATTAGTTCATTATGAAGAAGATAGAGATGCTGAAGTTGTGGATATAATCAGTACTATGTATTCAAGAGTTCAAATAATGAATCATTTTGGAGAAAATCCACATCCAAAACCAAGAGTTATCTGTGAATATGCACACTCTATGGGAAATGGACCAGGGGGACTTCAAGAGTATCAAAATGTTTTTGATAAACATAGATGCTTACAAGGGCACTTTATTTGGGAATGGATCGATCATGGAATCTTAGATAAAACTATAAAAGATAAAAAAGTTTATAGATATGGTGGAGACTTTGGAGATTATCCTAATAATAATAACTTCTGTATGGATGGAATGTTACTTTCAGATCAAACTCCTACTCAAGGATTAACAGAATATAAGCAAGTAATATCTCCAGTAAAAATTAGAGAAAAAGAGATAGGAAAATATGAAGTAGAAAATAGATATTGGTTCTCTAACTTAGATGATATAACAATTCATGCACAAATAGTTGCTGAAGATGAAGTTTTATCAGAAAAACTATTTAAAATAAAGGGATTAAATCCAGAGGAAAAATCAGAGATAACAGTTGAAATTCCTGAAGATGAAAGAGAGATCTTTGTAAACTTTAGAGTTAAAAAAGATAGTAAAACTCTTTACTCTCAAGAAAATTATGAAATTGGAGTATACCAATTTAAACTTCAAGATAGAAAATTAGAGGAATTAAAATATGAAAATTATAACTCTGAAAAATTACAAGTTGTAGAAGATAGATTGGAATATAAAATAGTAGGGGCAACTTTCCAAGTGACATTCTCAAAGGTAAATGGAAAACTTACTTCTTGGATAGATAATGGAAATGAGATTATAGCAAGAACACCTAAAATCAATTTCTTTAAACCTATGATAGATAACCATGAACAAGAGTATGACGATTTATGGCATCCTAACCACTTACAAATTATGCAAGAACACTTTAGAAATATGGATGTTAAAGAGGAAAATAGAAAGGTTATAGTTGAAGTAAACTCTTTAATTGCACCACCTGTATTTGATTTTGGTATGAGATGTAAATATGTATATGAAATTGCTCAAGAGGGACAAATCAATATTACAGTTTCTGGAGAAAAATATGGAAACTATGATGATATAATTGCAAAAATTGGATTTGAATTAGGAATCAATAAAGATTTCCAAACTGTAAAATACTATGGAAGAGGACCTGAAGAAAACTATCAAGATTCTTGTAGATCAAATATTATAGGAGTATACAAAAACAGTGTTGATGGAATGTTCTTTAACTATCCATACCCACAAGACAATGGAAATAGACAAGATACAAAATGGTTCTCAATGACAAATCATTATGGAAAAGGAATCTTTGTTGTAGCTAAAGAGAGATTTAATTTTAGTGCATGGAACTATACACAAGAAAATATCCATGAGGCAACACATACAGATAAATTAGTTAAAGCTGACTATATAACATTAAATATAGATCATAAAGTATTAGGTTTAGGATCTAACTCTTGGGGATCAGAAGTTTTAGATAGCTATAGAGTTTTCTTTAGAGATTTTGAATATAGCTTCACAATATTACCATTTGATAAATGGAATAACAATGAAGTAACTCTATCAAAATTTGAATATTAA
- a CDS encoding LacI family DNA-binding transcriptional regulator: MATLKEISEITKLSPSTISRILNEDSSLNVQESTKKRVLEVAQQLNYKFTKKNNKNVSASNGNFVVISSFSEKEEINDPYYLSIKYGIKNEATLKNVNVSFFYENDFSTIKDVDGIIVIGKFSDESLEILEKFTSNILLLDQQKKSEKFDNISIDLEEITKSILTHFRKCGFKKIGYIGARDFEDVKDEREKIFVNYCILNSLNYTNSLYVGNEFSSNVGYELMTKMVNDGNVPEAILVANDSLAIGVIKACHENKISIPEMLSIFSINDIPASEFTFPSLSTVHIDSEFLGSFGLKLILDRYETNRQFPVSVTIPTKLVFRESCKKL, from the coding sequence ATGGCTACTTTAAAGGAGATTAGTGAGATTACTAAGCTTTCACCTTCAACTATTTCTCGTATTTTAAATGAGGATTCTTCCCTTAATGTACAAGAAAGCACAAAAAAAAGAGTTTTAGAAGTTGCTCAGCAATTGAACTATAAATTTACTAAAAAAAATAATAAAAATGTTTCAGCATCAAATGGGAATTTTGTCGTTATATCTTCATTTTCTGAAAAGGAAGAGATCAACGATCCATACTATCTTTCAATAAAATATGGAATTAAAAATGAGGCTACTTTAAAAAATGTCAACGTCTCTTTTTTCTATGAAAACGATTTTTCTACAATAAAAGATGTTGATGGAATAATAGTTATAGGAAAATTTAGTGATGAGAGCTTAGAAATTTTAGAAAAATTTACTTCAAATATTTTGTTACTAGATCAACAGAAAAAAAGTGAAAAATTTGATAATATAAGCATTGATTTAGAAGAGATTACTAAATCTATTCTTACACATTTTAGAAAATGTGGATTTAAAAAAATTGGCTATATTGGAGCTAGAGATTTTGAAGATGTCAAAGATGAGAGAGAAAAGATATTTGTAAATTATTGTATTCTTAATAGCTTAAACTATACTAATTCTCTTTATGTGGGAAATGAGTTTTCTAGCAATGTAGGTTATGAACTTATGACTAAAATGGTAAATGATGGAAATGTCCCTGAGGCTATACTTGTAGCAAATGACTCTTTGGCTATTGGAGTTATAAAAGCTTGTCATGAGAACAAAATCTCTATACCTGAAATGCTATCAATTTTTAGTATAAATGATATTCCTGCATCTGAATTTACCTTCCCTTCTCTTTCAACAGTGCATATTGATTCAGAATTTTTAGGTTCATTTGGTTTAAAATTAATTTTAGATAGATATGAAACTAACCGTCAATTTCCAGTTTCAGTAACTATTCCTACTAAACTTGTTTTTAGAGAAAGTTGTAAAAAATTATAG
- a CDS encoding DIP1984 family protein, producing MKLAEALNNRADLKKRLFQLKERLLRNSKVQEGEEPSENPEDLLLEVNSCLAELELLIKRINKTNSHTFYGEKTITDLIAERDVLSLNLSIKREFLKDASEKIDRYSNTEVKILSTVNIKEKQKEIDKLSKILRETDMKIQELNWTTELEN from the coding sequence ATGAAATTAGCAGAGGCATTGAATAACAGAGCTGATTTAAAGAAAAGATTGTTTCAATTAAAAGAGAGACTTTTAAGAAATTCTAAGGTTCAAGAGGGAGAAGAGCCATCTGAAAATCCTGAAGATCTATTGTTAGAGGTAAACTCATGTTTAGCAGAACTTGAACTTCTTATAAAAAGAATAAATAAAACAAATAGCCATACTTTTTATGGAGAAAAAACTATTACTGATTTAATTGCTGAAAGAGATGTACTATCTTTAAATCTATCTATTAAGAGGGAATTTTTAAAAGATGCAAGTGAAAAGATAGATAGATACTCAAATACAGAGGTTAAGATTTTAAGTACAGTAAATATCAAGGAAAAACAAAAGGAGATAGATAAACTTTCTAAGATTTTAAGGGAAACTGATATGAAAATTCAAGAGTTAAACTGGACAACAGAGTTAGAGAATTAA
- a CDS encoding ABC transporter permease subunit, translating into MYFAIKNSLFVVTIGIIIATFLATLLLYIKSYLPQRLKVVLEFFVTLPLFLPPSVTGYFLLLVFGVQGVIGKFLFEICNIRITFSIYGAIISGVVVALPIVYQSINLAIISIEKEYIEEAILMGTNNFQLFRYIVFPMAKNGVIAGIILGMGRILGEFGATLMVAGNIPHKTQTIPTAIYSAVESGNDREATILILISLWISSIIMWLYSLLKRRNLKLKEINL; encoded by the coding sequence ATGTATTTTGCAATAAAAAACTCTCTATTTGTTGTAACAATAGGAATTATTATAGCTACATTTTTAGCAACTTTACTTCTTTATATAAAAAGCTATCTTCCTCAAAGATTAAAGGTAGTTTTAGAGTTTTTTGTTACATTGCCTCTATTTTTACCACCATCAGTAACAGGATATTTTCTTCTTTTGGTTTTTGGTGTTCAAGGGGTAATTGGAAAATTTCTCTTTGAAATCTGTAATATAAGGATTACATTTTCAATATATGGAGCTATAATATCAGGGGTTGTTGTTGCTCTTCCAATAGTATATCAAAGTATAAATTTAGCCATTATCTCTATTGAAAAGGAGTATATAGAGGAGGCTATCCTAATGGGAACAAATAATTTTCAGCTATTTAGATATATTGTTTTTCCAATGGCAAAAAATGGTGTGATAGCTGGGATCATATTGGGAATGGGAAGAATTTTAGGAGAGTTTGGAGCTACTTTAATGGTGGCAGGAAATATTCCTCATAAAACTCAAACTATTCCAACTGCTATATATTCAGCTGTTGAAAGTGGCAATGACAGAGAGGCTACAATTTTAATATTGATATCTCTTTGGATAAGTAGTATTATAATGTGGCTATACAGTTTGCTAAAAAGAAGAAATCTAAAGTTAAAAGAGATAAATTTATAA
- the modA gene encoding molybdate ABC transporter substrate-binding protein, which produces MKKILILILGLLLSVSVFSKEIVVSAAASLKNCLEEILPEYEKLSGDKVLLNLGGSGTLRTQIENGVPVDLFISADQKNVKILVDKNMVKKENSYDFLSNSLILVKSPYSKSSVNSVEGLKNSDVYLVIGNPDTAPVGNYTLTALKNLEILDKLNREKLVYAKDVSAVVQYVEMGEADFGVIYNSDRNRMKNPIVVEEFPENSYDKVIYSVAILNSSDDVKKLFEFLRENKEVFKKYGFVVM; this is translated from the coding sequence ATGAAAAAAATATTAATTTTAATTTTAGGTTTATTACTATCTGTTTCAGTTTTTTCAAAAGAGATTGTTGTAAGTGCAGCAGCTAGTTTAAAAAATTGTTTAGAGGAGATACTTCCTGAATATGAGAAATTAAGTGGAGATAAAGTTCTTTTAAATTTAGGAGGATCAGGAACTTTAAGAACACAGATTGAAAATGGAGTACCAGTAGATCTTTTTATTTCAGCAGATCAAAAAAATGTAAAAATATTAGTGGATAAAAATATGGTAAAAAAAGAAAACAGCTATGATTTTCTATCTAATTCATTGATTTTAGTGAAAAGTCCATATAGTAAAAGCAGTGTAAATTCAGTTGAAGGATTAAAAAATAGTGATGTTTATCTGGTAATAGGAAATCCAGATACAGCTCCAGTTGGAAACTATACATTGACAGCTTTAAAAAATCTTGAAATTTTAGATAAGTTAAATAGAGAGAAACTTGTCTATGCTAAAGATGTAAGTGCAGTAGTTCAATATGTTGAAATGGGAGAGGCTGATTTTGGAGTAATCTATAATTCAGATAGAAATAGAATGAAAAATCCAATAGTTGTAGAGGAGTTTCCAGAAAATTCATATGATAAAGTGATATATTCAGTAGCTATATTAAATAGTTCAGATGATGTAAAAAAATTATTTGAATTTTTAAGAGAGAATAAAGAAGTATTTAAAAAATATGGTTTTGTTGTGATGTAG